In Monodelphis domestica isolate mMonDom1 chromosome 4, mMonDom1.pri, whole genome shotgun sequence, one DNA window encodes the following:
- the LOC130453672 gene encoding septin-8-like: MAAPDLEHRSKEEMRILNLGGHVGFDSLPDQLVSKSVSQGFSFNILCVGETGIGKSTLMNTLFNTIFETEESGHYETCVRLRPRTYDLQESNVHLKLTIVDAVGFGDQINKDERPIVDYIDTQFENYLQEELKIQRSLFDYHDMRIHVCLYFITPTGHSLKSLDLVTMKKLDSKVNIIPIIAKADTISKSELHKFKSKIMSELDQNGVQIYQFPTDDEAVAEINAVMNAHLPFAVVGSTDEVKVGNKLVRAGQYPWGVVQVENESHCDFVKLREMLIRVNMEDLREQTHSKHYELYRRHKLEEMGFQDTAAESKPVSLQETYETRRKEFLGELQKKEEEMRQMFVNKVKETELELKEKEKELHEKFELLKRTHQEEKRKVEEKRRQLEEEKIAFNRRKAAVEAMQVQALQATSQQPLRRDKDKKN, translated from the coding sequence ATGGCGGCTCCCGACCTGGAGCACCGCTCGAAAGAAGAGATGCGCATCCTCAATCTGGGAGGCCATGTGGGTTTTGACAGCCTCCCAGACCAGCTGGTCAGTAAGTCCGTATCTCAGGGCTTCAGCTTCAACATCCTTTGTGTGGGGGAAACAGGCATTGGAAAGTCTACACTGATGAACACACTCTTCAACACTATATTTGAGACAGAAGAGTCTGGACACTATGAGACCTGTGTACGCCTCCGGCCACGCACTTATGATCTCCAGGAAAGCAATGTGCACCTTAAATTGACCATTGTGGATGCAGTCGGTTTTGGAGACCAGATCAATAAGGATGAGAGGCCTATAGTTGACTACATTGATACGCAGTTTGAAAACTACCTTCAGGAAGAGCTGAAGATTCAGCGCTCTCTATTTGACTATCATGACATGCGGATCCATGTCTGTCTCTATTTCATCACACCCACTGGACATTCCCTCAAGTCGCTGGACCTGGTGACCATGAAGAAGCTGGATAGCAAGGTGAACATTATCCCTATCATTGCCAAAGCTGACACCATCTCCAAGAGTGAACTGCATAAGTTCAAAAGCAAGATCATGAGTGAACTGGATCAAAATGGAGTCCAGATCTATCAGTTCCCTACAGATGATGAAGCTGTGGCAGAGATCAATGCTGTAATGAATGCCCATCTTCCCTTTGCTGTGGTTGGCAGTACTGATGAAGTAAAAGTTGGGAACAAACTGGTTCGAGCTGGGCAGTACCCCTGGGGTGTTGTGCAAGTGGAGAATGAGAGTCACTGTGACTTTGTGAAACTCCGGGAGATGCTGATCCGTGTGAACATGGAGGATCTCCGAGAACAGACACACAGCAAACACTATGAATTGTACCGGCGCCATAAGCTTGAAGAGATGGGCTTCCAGGACACAGCTGCAGAGAGCAAGCCTGTTAGCCTCCAGGAGACCTATGAAACCAGGAGAAAGGAGTTCCTAGGTGAACtgcagaagaaggaagaagagatgagacaGATGTTTGTGAACAAGGTGAAGGAGACAGAGTTGGaactgaaagagaaagagaaggagctTCATGAGAAATTTGAGCTCTTAAAGAGGACTCACCAGGAAGAAAAGCGGAAGGTGGAAGAAAAACGACGGCAACTTGAGGAGGAGAAAATTGCCTTCAATCGGAGGAAGGCAGCTGTTGAGGCCATGCAGGTCCAAGCCTTACAGGCCACCTCACAGCAACCATTGAGAAGAGACAAGGACAAGAAAAATTAA